Proteins encoded within one genomic window of Bdellovibrio sp. ArHS:
- a CDS encoding Ig-like domain-containing protein: MNIDNVATFPISGLCPMGATQVVLAVADSDPLIETVLPCVEGVFSGHVDLSTLPEGPCVLLFTADNGRSRSWVVTKDTTPPLVQLDVLVSYINLDNVENFFVSGTCSESGQFVYIEGGLLRWPILCGGGSFGINLNLVSLADGVVNLSAQLADVSGNESTHSRSTQKDTIRPDVAQLASLPTSPSPQIYLSSSVAGVDVKQYAYKVGPASSVTCSDIATGYGIWENVENVLAADISGLADTLLKLCVWSKDVAGNRQAAEDIYEYTWQKDSSIAMATISDFVPAGIVSNSGVDRTVTIGGPSITHYKAVVLHNQSTCTGANFTSAPEAAISTSYTFSIAADGTYLVCALGKNVAGHWQSEFSATASNLLVVDRVPPSLVLTSTAGSTFNTPTMSVTATFSENVAGFTLSDISVTNGVASEWVGSGTTYSFTVAPSGQGPILVSVGAAVVTDAAGNANVAAANLLRIYDSVSPMLSLSSSAATEFNTSTMTVTATFSEDVTGFALDDVSVTNGIASMLSGSGAIYNFVVTPLGQGSVTVAISDRIALDAGGNENAAATDLTRIYDSVAPTITGLSDDGTWRTSKTWNWSCSETCTFRHLVDMSAVSTPATSFSSTTTATQSSGSGTYYLHVQAQDSAGNSSLVHVSAKIDSVAPAAPSALVDQSYLSSLTASPVVTFISGSDSESGLNRHEARIVKLADGTPLTSWENFTTGGSFSGLPLANNTAYAVEVRAVDNTGNVSSIVQGDGWIADTTAPTTPADLLAGAVPDKLTETPPLSWTASTDAGGAGVAYYEVKIFRTSDDVSMSSWTPLASGSAVTGLSLDLNTSYYFKVRAFDNAGNMSGESAARLWTSMNDPCPANYILVPAMAGYANQNFCVAKYEIKNIGGVPTSQASGAPWTSILRGESGGGGAWKACRDLGSKYDLISNAQWQAIARNIVMVNANWSGGSVGSGSLNTGHSDDSPSASLAADTDDNNACAGTGQSCSSSVWNLQRRTHVLSNGRVIWDFAGNVAEWIRDDYLSMGWNPVLPETAAWTELSTLSPTNQAILGSANGAWNSAQGLGMVIPLSNGQNGVLRGGCWWNGTSLAGVFFAHLGWPNISGWEGTNIGFRCVYVP; this comes from the coding sequence GTGAATATTGATAATGTGGCAACCTTCCCCATTTCAGGACTTTGTCCGATGGGGGCGACGCAAGTTGTTTTGGCGGTGGCGGATTCAGATCCTTTGATCGAAACAGTACTGCCTTGTGTGGAGGGTGTCTTCAGCGGACATGTCGACCTTTCTACGCTGCCAGAAGGGCCGTGTGTACTTCTTTTTACTGCTGACAACGGGAGGTCTCGTTCATGGGTTGTAACCAAAGACACCACTCCGCCTTTGGTGCAGCTAGATGTGCTTGTTAGCTACATAAATCTAGATAACGTTGAAAATTTTTTTGTCAGCGGAACTTGCAGTGAAAGCGGTCAATTTGTTTATATCGAAGGCGGTCTTTTAAGATGGCCGATTTTATGCGGTGGTGGAAGCTTTGGCATTAATTTGAACTTGGTTTCGTTAGCTGATGGTGTCGTCAATCTGAGTGCTCAGCTTGCAGATGTTTCTGGAAATGAAAGTACGCACAGCCGAAGCACGCAGAAAGACACAATTCGTCCTGATGTTGCACAGCTGGCAAGTCTACCGACATCGCCTTCGCCGCAAATTTATCTTTCGTCCTCTGTGGCGGGGGTTGATGTCAAACAGTATGCCTATAAGGTGGGACCAGCTAGTAGTGTCACTTGTTCCGATATCGCAACGGGGTACGGAATTTGGGAAAATGTTGAGAATGTTCTGGCAGCTGATATTTCTGGCCTTGCCGATACTCTTCTTAAGCTTTGTGTTTGGAGTAAAGACGTCGCTGGAAATCGCCAGGCGGCGGAAGATATTTATGAATATACGTGGCAAAAAGATAGCAGTATCGCGATGGCGACGATCAGTGATTTTGTCCCGGCAGGCATCGTCAGCAACAGTGGTGTGGATCGGACTGTCACTATTGGGGGACCAAGCATCACCCATTATAAAGCAGTGGTGTTGCACAATCAGTCCACCTGTACCGGCGCCAATTTTACCTCAGCCCCTGAAGCCGCCATTAGCACAAGTTATACTTTTTCTATTGCTGCAGACGGAACTTACCTGGTCTGTGCTTTGGGAAAAAATGTAGCTGGCCACTGGCAAAGCGAGTTCTCCGCGACGGCGTCGAATCTCTTAGTAGTTGATCGAGTGCCACCTTCCTTAGTGTTGACCTCCACCGCAGGAAGCACGTTTAACACGCCGACAATGTCTGTGACGGCAACGTTTTCAGAAAACGTCGCGGGATTCACACTCAGTGATATTTCAGTTACGAATGGTGTGGCTTCCGAATGGGTCGGATCCGGAACAACCTATAGCTTTACGGTAGCGCCTTCCGGTCAGGGCCCCATTTTGGTGTCCGTAGGCGCAGCGGTGGTCACAGATGCTGCGGGAAATGCCAATGTGGCGGCGGCAAACCTGCTTAGAATTTATGACAGTGTATCCCCCATGCTGTCTCTTTCAAGTTCTGCCGCAACAGAATTTAATACTTCAACGATGACGGTGACGGCGACGTTTTCAGAGGATGTGACAGGTTTTGCATTAGACGATGTGAGTGTCACAAATGGTATCGCGTCGATGTTAAGCGGTTCCGGCGCAATTTATAATTTCGTGGTAACGCCGTTGGGACAAGGCTCCGTAACTGTCGCCATCAGTGATCGTATCGCCTTAGATGCCGGCGGTAACGAAAATGCGGCGGCGACAGATCTGACGCGAATTTATGATAGTGTGGCACCTACAATCACAGGTCTAAGTGATGATGGCACTTGGAGAACTTCTAAGACATGGAACTGGAGTTGTAGTGAGACCTGCACCTTCAGGCACCTCGTCGATATGAGCGCAGTCAGCACGCCAGCGACTTCATTTAGTTCTACGACAACGGCGACACAAAGCTCTGGCTCTGGAACGTATTATTTGCATGTCCAGGCCCAAGACAGTGCCGGCAATAGCTCCCTGGTTCACGTGTCTGCCAAGATTGATAGTGTGGCGCCGGCGGCGCCTTCGGCCCTCGTCGATCAGAGCTATCTATCGTCTCTCACGGCCAGTCCGGTGGTTACTTTTATCTCTGGAAGTGACAGCGAAAGCGGACTTAATAGACATGAAGCTCGGATCGTGAAGTTAGCCGATGGGACGCCTCTGACCTCTTGGGAAAACTTCACTACAGGTGGAAGCTTTTCGGGATTACCACTTGCCAATAACACCGCTTATGCCGTTGAAGTCAGAGCGGTCGATAATACGGGAAATGTGTCATCGATAGTTCAAGGAGATGGTTGGATCGCAGATACCACCGCTCCCACTACCCCTGCGGATCTGTTGGCTGGAGCTGTGCCGGATAAATTAACAGAAACCCCTCCGTTGTCATGGACCGCGTCGACGGATGCAGGGGGGGCTGGTGTGGCTTATTATGAGGTGAAGATTTTCAGGACCTCGGATGACGTTAGCATGAGTTCGTGGACACCGCTGGCGAGTGGTTCAGCGGTGACGGGTCTTTCTTTAGATTTAAACACAAGTTACTATTTTAAAGTTCGGGCTTTTGATAATGCCGGCAACATGAGTGGTGAATCGGCGGCACGCTTGTGGACAAGCATGAATGATCCATGTCCGGCGAATTATATTCTTGTGCCCGCGATGGCAGGATATGCCAATCAAAATTTCTGTGTTGCCAAGTATGAAATAAAAAATATTGGTGGTGTGCCCACATCCCAGGCCAGTGGTGCTCCTTGGACTTCTATTCTTCGTGGTGAATCCGGAGGAGGGGGCGCCTGGAAGGCTTGCCGAGATCTCGGGTCTAAGTATGATCTGATCTCCAATGCTCAATGGCAGGCCATTGCGAGAAATATCGTGATGGTGAATGCAAATTGGTCCGGTGGAAGTGTTGGTTCTGGAAGTTTGAATACTGGCCATAGCGACGATTCTCCGTCAGCGTCTCTTGCCGCAGACACCGATGATAACAATGCTTGTGCGGGAACGGGGCAGTCTTGCAGTAGTTCCGTATGGAATCTACAACGTCGTACACACGTTCTTTCCAACGGCAGAGTCATCTGGGATTTTGCCGGCAACGTCGCCGAGTGGATTCGCGACGACTACTTATCTATGGGTTGGAATCCGGTCCTGCCCGAAACCGCAGCTTGGACAGAGTTAAGCACTCTTTCTCCTACCAACCAAGCCATATTAGGTTCTGCCAATGGAGCCTGGAATTCAGCACAGGGATTAGGCATGGTTATTCCGCTGTCCAATGGTCAAAACGGTGTCCTACGAGGAGGTTGTTGGTGGAATGGAACCAGTCTGGCGGGAGTCTTCTTTGCGCATTTAGGTTGGCCTAATATTTCCGGATGGGAAGGTACAAATATTGGCTTCCGCTGCGTCTATGTGCCGTGA
- a CDS encoding tRNA-uridine aminocarboxypropyltransferase, with amino-acid sequence MNLKDYLALKERLAATAPTHRELCTACIQPRFSCYCRHIERFHPNIDFVILIHPIEVRRRIATGRMSHLCLEGSYLIRGQNYTEVPEVNQILADPDRQCMILYPGKTSTNLTPLKRDERKALFDSTKKLTLFVIDGTWLTAKKMMRQSQNLTNLPRLCFSPEKPSNFRVRKQPHQACYSTLEAIHHTIELLGDSQGFDISSRTHDRLLKVFDSMVELQLSFIRKADELDKPTRYRRPQTLRKNYA; translated from the coding sequence ATGAACTTAAAAGACTACTTGGCACTAAAAGAACGACTTGCCGCCACGGCACCCACCCATCGTGAACTTTGCACTGCCTGCATCCAGCCGCGTTTTTCGTGCTACTGTCGCCATATCGAACGCTTTCATCCGAATATTGACTTTGTGATTTTGATTCACCCTATTGAAGTACGCCGTCGTATCGCCACGGGCCGCATGTCCCACCTTTGCTTGGAAGGCTCTTATTTAATCCGTGGACAGAATTACACCGAAGTGCCTGAAGTGAATCAGATTCTAGCGGACCCTGATCGACAATGTATGATTCTTTATCCGGGTAAAACCTCGACAAATTTAACACCTTTAAAACGAGACGAACGAAAAGCTCTTTTTGACTCCACGAAGAAACTCACTTTGTTCGTGATTGACGGAACCTGGTTGACCGCCAAAAAAATGATGCGGCAAAGTCAGAATCTTACAAATTTACCACGTCTTTGCTTCTCCCCCGAAAAACCTTCGAACTTCCGGGTTCGCAAACAGCCGCACCAAGCCTGCTACTCAACTCTAGAAGCTATTCATCACACAATTGAACTTCTGGGCGACAGCCAGGGATTTGATATTTCGTCACGCACCCATGATCGTCTTCTCAAGGTCTTCGACTCGATGGTAGAGCTGCAATTGAGTTTTATCAGGAAAGCGGACGAACTCGACAAGCCGACGCGCTATCGTCGGCCGCAAACTCTACGGAAAAATTATGCCTAG
- a CDS encoding PQQ-binding-like beta-propeller repeat protein — protein MIKKLSMYFSLDSFKNRPALFEFGLALNFILLLSAFFWKNDVPFILQQKLSICWPFFASCYVLRPFSEVLSSGFLWAMVACAIFSSFYLLKGNQKAHFVWLFAGYFFKALLFVQDYRLMGNYHWMPFWCVLIYLFARNKESLLKVIIVLFYFFAGVLKLSKEWISGSAMLMAPLNHVVPIEVLTVFVIVLELLLIWFLFSKRFHSAILILLFFFHLYSWHQVGYFYPLVMFFLLTIFVFGQKYGSAIWHDLRQEKAGAILLGIFVGLQFPGYLIRGDEALTGEGRYFSLNMIDAHSQCQGYLFYQQKQQWTELALNDRSGTFRTIRIHCEPLVYWQFAKSKCRELKSGGFDGEAHLYLFAKRSSDQQWTSLIQEKNVCASRKESHALKPHDFVNIQESETFAEGVAPVVHVNDSLSPEVKGSLSEHFLGGPERNNVFSASVGAVLQTKKLIQFNSGVHTAAKSTPVADETGFYVASDSGRLTKFDWDGNILWNFIFQNTPLGIHSTPLLWDKAIFLGTYSGDFYKIDKMTGDLIWVRKLGDAIGASPLLSQNMLVINTEFNSLKRWGGMLVALDPQSGSLIWRSDLFPDQSHSSPSVLGQNLYFGSNDGKIRVVDLDNGKTKAEYSVHEEPIKSSVLVADHSLYFSDWKRGLGKMDLNGKILWQLEDGGQNMSTPLWDPQGKHVFYGNSQGLLKKVNPSDGNVVQEWKTGERSIKSGLLQLGKDLFFGCGEDELCQLNTDNDQIHKIKLDGRVTATPIFYDGKLVVVTDAPGSLWLIRFDRGKKGLKN, from the coding sequence ATGATCAAGAAGCTTTCAATGTATTTCTCGCTGGACTCTTTCAAGAATCGCCCCGCGCTTTTCGAATTTGGTTTGGCTTTGAATTTTATTCTGTTGCTGTCGGCATTCTTTTGGAAAAATGATGTGCCCTTTATTTTGCAACAGAAGCTGTCCATTTGTTGGCCTTTCTTTGCGTCATGTTATGTTCTAAGGCCTTTTTCTGAAGTCCTTTCCTCCGGTTTTCTATGGGCCATGGTGGCTTGTGCAATTTTCAGCAGTTTTTATTTGCTCAAAGGAAATCAGAAAGCCCATTTCGTTTGGCTTTTTGCAGGGTATTTTTTTAAGGCCCTTTTGTTCGTTCAAGATTATCGATTGATGGGGAATTATCATTGGATGCCCTTTTGGTGTGTGCTTATTTACCTTTTTGCGCGCAACAAGGAGTCCCTGTTAAAAGTTATCATCGTCTTGTTTTACTTCTTTGCCGGCGTATTGAAACTTTCGAAAGAGTGGATTTCAGGAAGTGCAATGCTGATGGCGCCGTTAAATCATGTGGTGCCCATCGAGGTACTAACAGTTTTTGTCATTGTTCTAGAGCTTTTGTTAATTTGGTTTTTGTTTTCCAAAAGATTTCACTCCGCCATTTTAATTTTGCTATTTTTCTTTCATCTCTATTCCTGGCATCAGGTTGGATACTTTTATCCTTTAGTGATGTTCTTTCTTTTGACGATTTTTGTTTTTGGTCAGAAGTATGGCTCGGCTATTTGGCATGACCTGAGACAGGAAAAAGCAGGGGCGATTTTATTGGGGATTTTTGTAGGCTTGCAGTTTCCCGGATATCTTATTCGCGGGGATGAAGCTTTGACCGGCGAAGGGCGCTATTTTTCTTTGAACATGATCGATGCGCACTCGCAGTGTCAGGGATATCTTTTCTATCAGCAGAAGCAGCAGTGGACCGAATTAGCCTTGAACGATAGATCTGGTACCTTTCGGACCATCAGAATTCATTGTGAACCCCTGGTGTACTGGCAGTTTGCCAAATCCAAATGTCGGGAACTCAAGTCGGGGGGATTCGATGGCGAAGCGCATTTATACCTTTTTGCGAAACGATCGTCAGATCAACAGTGGACCTCATTGATCCAGGAAAAAAATGTCTGTGCTTCACGTAAAGAGTCCCACGCTCTGAAACCTCACGATTTTGTGAATATTCAGGAAAGTGAGACATTTGCTGAAGGTGTCGCACCTGTCGTTCACGTCAATGACTCTTTGTCGCCTGAGGTGAAAGGCTCTTTGTCTGAACATTTTTTAGGTGGGCCGGAACGCAACAATGTCTTTAGCGCATCGGTAGGAGCTGTTTTACAAACCAAAAAGCTGATTCAGTTCAACTCAGGTGTGCACACAGCGGCGAAGTCGACACCCGTAGCCGATGAAACTGGATTTTATGTTGCTAGTGATAGCGGTCGTCTAACGAAGTTTGACTGGGACGGAAATATACTTTGGAACTTCATCTTTCAGAACACACCGCTCGGAATTCACTCGACGCCACTTCTTTGGGATAAAGCTATTTTTTTAGGAACTTACTCCGGTGATTTCTACAAAATTGATAAAATGACCGGGGATCTTATCTGGGTTCGTAAACTAGGAGATGCGATCGGTGCTTCGCCTTTGCTGTCGCAGAATATGCTGGTGATTAACACCGAATTTAATAGTTTGAAACGATGGGGCGGGATGCTGGTGGCTTTAGATCCGCAAAGTGGATCTTTAATATGGCGGTCGGATCTTTTTCCGGATCAATCCCATTCATCGCCTTCGGTTCTAGGTCAGAATTTATATTTTGGTAGTAATGATGGAAAAATCAGAGTCGTGGATCTTGATAACGGCAAAACAAAGGCTGAGTATTCCGTACATGAAGAGCCGATCAAAAGCAGTGTTCTTGTAGCTGACCATTCCCTGTATTTCTCTGATTGGAAACGGGGTCTGGGAAAGATGGATCTGAATGGTAAAATCTTGTGGCAGCTTGAAGACGGGGGACAGAATATGTCAACGCCTCTTTGGGATCCGCAGGGCAAACATGTTTTTTATGGGAATAGTCAGGGCCTTCTAAAGAAAGTAAATCCTTCGGATGGAAACGTCGTACAAGAGTGGAAGACCGGCGAAAGAAGCATCAAATCAGGACTGCTTCAGCTTGGAAAAGATCTGTTTTTTGGTTGCGGTGAAGACGAACTCTGTCAATTGAACACCGACAACGATCAAATTCATAAAATCAAACTGGACGGGAGAGTCACGGCGACACCCATCTTTTATGATGGCAAATTAGTGGTAGTGACGGATGCGCCGGGCTCACTTTGGCTTATCCGCTTTGATCGCGGAAAAAAAGGTCTTAAGAATTAG
- a CDS encoding TRASH domain-containing protein, whose amino-acid sequence MKLLIMIITTFLLSAVSQAANWKIVPNKEVCMVNETHFARPQIAVPVDGKIYYGCCDNCKKTLSENASARMAKDALTGKSLDKARAVIAANPAGHVLYFESKRNFEQFMKRPDQNKN is encoded by the coding sequence ATGAAACTTCTAATAATGATTATCACGACCTTTCTACTGTCAGCGGTCAGCCAGGCCGCAAATTGGAAGATTGTTCCCAATAAAGAAGTTTGCATGGTCAACGAAACCCATTTTGCCCGACCGCAGATCGCGGTTCCCGTAGACGGAAAAATTTATTATGGCTGTTGTGACAACTGCAAAAAAACTTTAAGCGAAAATGCCAGCGCCAGAATGGCCAAAGACGCCTTGACGGGGAAGAGCCTTGATAAAGCGCGCGCCGTCATTGCGGCAAACCCCGCAGGTCACGTTTTGTATTTCGAAAGCAAAAGGAACTTCGAACAATTTATGAAACGGCCTGATCAAAATAAGAACTAG
- a CDS encoding cation-transporting P-type ATPase: protein MKKIISFENLQGIVLGQEGLSLASVIAQQKKFGRNEIVEDFAQPWWAILIETLKDPMVALLAVAGSMFLFLDNYSEAITLYVAILPLLAMNLYLHHRTQASTRVLKAQINRSVWVWREGRKIEIDSLDLVPGDRVLLKTGDYLAADGFFESTDKLLVDESILTGESLPLKKDFLHQGPPANLLTPVSVPSEALGFAGTRVVRGDGVLRVLAIGPKTEYGTILQTLSDVPQQKTALQIDIARLVKTLTFAGFVCCLLLAAVRLYQGKGWLDAILSAAILAVAAMPEEFPIVFSFFLGVGVYRLAKENALVRRAVTVENIGQVECICTDKTGTITLGELQVVNVKNASGISKDLLLEGALMASEEFPTDPVDIAISRFANSVSSLTKLCSFPFTELRKKESAIYQRASGEVVCAVKGAPEIIFDLCAMPEEERKHWKQVVLDWSGNGEKVLAFAQRALGGKENTQTEPSSGFTFGGLLGFSDPLRPEVRGAMEYCRQHGIKVIMLTGDHPQTAAAIATQAGMVENTPRVLSMEETDLYKTKEDIQSRIFEIAQYNVIARCNPLQKVWIVEALKTQGKVVAVTGDGVNDVPALQRADIGIAMGKRGARAAREVSAIILADDNFATIVKAIREGKQLLKNLNVSFEYLLFMQIPLVLGAAIIPLVGYPLLFLPVHLVWMELILHPTSLLAFQLPVAGDGNKSTLGDFFNRKKLFLISFDGLLILLIMIASFRFGIGEEKGAGHARANALVILCLASVVFVLRKTFLGTKASAWIFILTLFSTVILVQIPWLSQQLSLQPLDFFDWVRAFTLVFVAALASEFISRRANTSSAG from the coding sequence ATGAAGAAAATTATCTCATTTGAAAATCTTCAGGGAATCGTCCTTGGTCAAGAGGGCCTGTCCCTTGCGTCCGTGATCGCCCAACAAAAAAAGTTCGGGCGTAACGAAATTGTCGAGGATTTTGCGCAGCCGTGGTGGGCCATTCTCATTGAAACCCTGAAAGATCCCATGGTGGCTTTGCTGGCTGTCGCAGGATCTATGTTTCTGTTTCTAGATAACTACAGCGAAGCCATCACGCTTTACGTGGCGATTCTTCCCTTACTGGCGATGAATCTTTACCTTCATCATCGCACACAGGCCTCAACCCGCGTCCTTAAAGCACAAATCAATCGCTCCGTCTGGGTCTGGCGTGAAGGAAGAAAAATCGAGATTGATTCCTTAGATCTTGTCCCTGGGGATCGGGTTTTGCTGAAAACAGGGGATTATCTTGCGGCCGATGGATTTTTTGAGAGCACGGACAAACTGCTGGTCGACGAATCTATTTTGACAGGTGAATCCCTTCCTCTGAAAAAAGATTTTCTGCATCAAGGTCCCCCTGCCAATCTACTGACGCCAGTGTCAGTGCCGAGTGAAGCTTTGGGTTTTGCGGGAACCCGAGTCGTGCGTGGGGATGGCGTCTTGCGCGTCTTAGCCATCGGTCCTAAAACTGAATACGGCACCATTCTTCAGACTCTTTCGGATGTCCCCCAACAAAAAACGGCTTTGCAAATTGATATCGCAAGACTCGTCAAGACTTTGACTTTTGCCGGGTTTGTTTGCTGCCTTTTACTGGCGGCCGTACGCCTCTATCAGGGCAAAGGGTGGCTGGATGCGATTCTAAGTGCTGCGATTCTGGCTGTCGCGGCAATGCCGGAAGAGTTCCCGATTGTATTTTCATTTTTCCTAGGGGTTGGTGTTTATCGCCTTGCCAAAGAAAATGCCCTGGTAAGACGAGCTGTGACCGTCGAAAACATTGGCCAGGTCGAATGCATCTGCACAGATAAGACAGGCACCATTACGCTTGGCGAGCTGCAAGTCGTGAATGTTAAAAATGCTTCAGGCATTTCCAAAGATCTTCTTTTGGAAGGTGCTTTAATGGCCTCGGAAGAGTTTCCGACGGACCCCGTGGATATTGCTATTTCTCGCTTTGCCAATAGTGTCAGCTCTTTGACGAAACTTTGCAGCTTTCCTTTCACAGAGCTGCGCAAAAAAGAATCCGCGATTTACCAAAGGGCTTCTGGAGAAGTTGTTTGTGCCGTTAAGGGCGCCCCTGAAATTATTTTTGATCTTTGCGCTATGCCCGAAGAAGAACGAAAGCACTGGAAGCAAGTCGTTCTTGACTGGTCCGGCAATGGGGAAAAAGTGCTCGCCTTTGCGCAGCGGGCTCTGGGGGGTAAGGAAAACACTCAGACAGAGCCGTCTTCAGGTTTCACCTTCGGTGGGCTTTTAGGATTTTCGGATCCTCTTCGCCCAGAGGTGAGGGGGGCGATGGAATATTGTCGTCAGCACGGGATTAAAGTCATCATGCTAACGGGGGATCATCCTCAAACTGCCGCCGCCATAGCGACCCAGGCGGGGATGGTCGAGAATACGCCCCGAGTTCTGTCGATGGAAGAGACGGATTTATATAAAACCAAAGAAGACATTCAAAGTCGGATTTTTGAAATTGCCCAATATAATGTCATTGCTCGTTGCAATCCTTTACAGAAGGTTTGGATTGTTGAAGCGCTTAAAACACAAGGTAAGGTTGTCGCGGTCACTGGGGACGGAGTGAATGATGTCCCGGCCCTGCAAAGAGCGGACATTGGTATTGCCATGGGAAAACGTGGTGCCCGGGCTGCGCGCGAGGTTTCTGCGATTATTCTTGCCGATGATAATTTTGCGACGATTGTGAAAGCAATCCGCGAAGGCAAGCAGCTTTTAAAAAATTTGAATGTCAGTTTTGAATACCTGCTTTTTATGCAGATCCCTCTGGTTTTGGGAGCCGCCATCATTCCTTTGGTAGGATATCCTTTGTTATTCCTTCCGGTCCACTTGGTTTGGATGGAGTTGATCCTACATCCGACGTCTCTTTTGGCCTTTCAACTTCCGGTGGCGGGCGATGGGAATAAATCTACGCTGGGCGACTTCTTTAATCGCAAAAAATTATTTTTAATTTCATTTGATGGCTTATTGATTCTTCTGATCATGATCGCCAGCTTTCGCTTCGGAATCGGGGAAGAAAAAGGGGCTGGCCATGCGCGCGCCAATGCGTTGGTCATTCTTTGCCTGGCCAGCGTCGTCTTTGTTCTTCGTAAAACGTTCTTGGGCACCAAAGCCAGCGCTTGGATTTTTATCCTTACCTTGTTTTCAACCGTGATTCTGGTTCAGATCCCGTGGCTTTCGCAACAGCTGTCGCTTCAGCCTTTGGATTTCTTCGACTGGGTGCGTGCGTTTACACTGGTTTTCGTCGCTGCACTGGCTTCCGAATTCATTAGCCGGCGGGCCAACACATCTTCAGCGGGATGA
- a CDS encoding KH domain-containing protein yields the protein MSDETKIQIVKIKGRKASEELEVLDNEERKTLLRQEICALLKTILSNILPEDEKLSIEFHVAERTTIFKIDCRQDSYGHLVGRGGQTIESLRRITTTMTMKNGFRSVIEIPYFNNSSR from the coding sequence ATGTCGGATGAAACGAAAATTCAAATAGTAAAGATCAAAGGAAGAAAAGCATCTGAGGAACTCGAAGTTCTGGACAATGAAGAAAGAAAGACCCTTCTTCGCCAGGAAATCTGTGCTCTGTTAAAAACGATTCTAAGTAATATTTTGCCAGAGGACGAAAAGCTTTCCATCGAATTCCACGTCGCAGAACGAACCACGATATTCAAAATCGACTGCCGCCAGGACAGCTACGGACATCTTGTTGGCCGGGGGGGACAAACCATCGAATCCCTGCGCAGAATCACCACCACGATGACCATGAAAAATGGCTTCAGATCGGTGATTGAAATTCCCTACTTTAATAATTCATCCCGCTGA